A DNA window from Labrus mixtus chromosome 4, fLabMix1.1, whole genome shotgun sequence contains the following coding sequences:
- the skic8 gene encoding superkiller complex protein 8 isoform X2, whose translation MVKVWKWSDEKLELQWTLEGHQLGVVSVDISHNGAIAASSSLDAHIRLWDLESGKQIKSMDAGPVDAWSVAFSPDSKHIATGSHHGKVNIFGVESGKKEYSLDTRGKFILSIAYSPDGKYLASGAIDGIINIFDIATGKLLHTLEGHAMPIRSLTFSPDSQLLVTASDDGYIKIYDVQHANLAGTLSGHGSWVLNVSFSPDNTHFVSSSSDKSVKVWDASSRACINTFFDHQDQVWSVKYNSNGSKIISAGDDRAIHIYDCPM comes from the exons ATGGTGAAAGTCTGGAAATG GTCAGACGAGAagctggagctgcagtggaCTCTGGAGGGCCACCAGCTGGGCGTGGTGTCAGTGGACATCAGTCACAACGGAGCCATCGCCGCCTCCAGCTCCCTCGACGCTCACATCCGCCTCTGGGACCTGGAGTCTGGAAAACAGATCAAGTCCATGGATGCTGGACCAG TCGACGCTTGGTCGGTCGCCTTCTCCCCGGACTCCAAACACATCGCCACAGGAAGCCATCACGGCAAGGTCAACATCTTTGGTGTGGAAAGTGGCAAGAAGGAATATTCCCTGGACACCCGAGGAAAATTCATCCTCAGTATAGCTTAC AGCCCTGACGGTAAATATTTGGCCAGTGGAGCTATCGATGGAATCATTAACATCTTTGACATCGCCACAGGGAAGCTGCTCCACACACTGGAAG gtcaTGCCATGCCCATCAGATCTCTCACCTTCTCCCCCGACTCCCAGCTGCTTGTTACCGCCTCTGACGACGGTTACATCAAAATATACGATGT GCAACATGCTAACCTGGCTGGCACCCTGAGTGGACATGGATCCTGGGTTCTTAACGTCTCCTTCTCCCCAGATAACACCCACTTTGTCTCAAG CTCGTCGGACAAGAGTGTGAAGGTGTGGGACGCCAGCTCCAGAGCCTGCATCAACACTTTCTTCGACCATCAGGACCAG GTGTGGAGCGTGAAGTACAACAGCAACGGCTCAAAGATCATCTCGGCTGGAGACGACCGCGCCATCCACATCTACGACTGTCCCATGTGA
- the slc25a44a gene encoding solute carrier family 25 member 44a → MQQKGAIQIIEWEDLDKRKFYSLGVFMTLTTRVTVYPASLIRTRLQVQKGKALYSGTIDAFFKILRAEGVQGLYRGFMVNTFTLVSGQAYITTYELVRKYVSQYSPSNTVKSVVAGGAASLVAQTITVPIDVVSQQLMMQGQGEHLTRFKAKPKMMLTTSKRRLTFGQSREITVQIFAADGFKGFYRGYVASLLTYIPNSALWWPFYHFYAEQLSLLAPSECPHLMLQALAGPMAAATASTITNPMDVVRARVQVEGRSSVIETFKQLLAEEGVWGMSKGLSARIIASMPTSVLIVVGYETLKRLSLRADLIETRHW, encoded by the exons ATGCAGCAGAAAGGTGCGATCCAAATCATAGAATGGGAGGACCTGGACAAGAGGAAGTTCTACTCCCTGGGTGTGTTCATGACCTTGACCACCAGAGTCACCGTCTACCCGGCCAGCCTCATCCGCACTAGGCTCCAGGTGCAGAAGGGGAAGGCCCTCTACTCCGGTACCATTGATGCTTTCTTCAAGATCCTTCGAGCTGAGGGTGTGCAAGGCCTGTACCGTGGTTTTATGGTCAACACATTCACGCTGGTTTCAGGACAGGCTTATATCACCACCTATGAACTGGTGCGCAAGTACGTGTCCCAGTACTCGCCCAGTAACACGGTGAAGTCGGTGGTGGCAGGAGGAGCTGCGTCCCTGGTGGCCCAGACCATCACTGTGCCCATAGACGTGGTGTCGCAGCAACTGATGATGCAAGGGCAGGGCGAGCACTTGACGCGCTTTAAGGCCAAACCCAAAATGATGCTCACAACAAGTAAACGCAGACTGACTTTTGGGCAAAGCCGGGAAATAACGGTGCAGATATTTGCAGCTGATGGCTTCAAAGGATTTTACCGAGGCTATGTGGCATCTCTGCTCACGTACATCCCAAACAGTGCTCTCTGGTGGCCTTTTTATCACTTCTATGCAG AGCAGCTGTCCTTGTTGGCACCCAGTGAGTGCCCCCATCTGATGCTGCAGGCTTTGGCAGGACCAATGGCCGCAGCAACCGCCTCCACCATCACCAACCCCATGGATGTTGTCCGAGCAAGAGTACAG gtGGAGGGACGATCGTCTGTAATCGAGACGTTTAAGCAGCTGCTGGCTGAGGAGGGCGTCTGGGGGATGTCCAAGGGGCTGTCGGCCCGCATCATCGCCTCCATGCCCACGTCAGTGCTCATCGTGGTGGGATACGAGACTCTGAAGAGACTGAGCCTACGAGCTGACCTGATAGAGACTAGACACTGGTGA
- the skic8 gene encoding superkiller complex protein 8 isoform X1, which translates to MSTQYSILFKQEHAHDDAIWTAAWGKSEADGTETIVTGSLDDMVKVWKWSDEKLELQWTLEGHQLGVVSVDISHNGAIAASSSLDAHIRLWDLESGKQIKSMDAGPVDAWSVAFSPDSKHIATGSHHGKVNIFGVESGKKEYSLDTRGKFILSIAYSPDGKYLASGAIDGIINIFDIATGKLLHTLEGHAMPIRSLTFSPDSQLLVTASDDGYIKIYDVQHANLAGTLSGHGSWVLNVSFSPDNTHFVSSSSDKSVKVWDASSRACINTFFDHQDQVWSVKYNSNGSKIISAGDDRAIHIYDCPM; encoded by the exons CTCACGATGATGCGATCTGGACAGCAGCGTGGGGTAAAAGTGAGGCGGACGGGACAGAAACTATTGTCACTGGTTCCTTAGATGATATGGTGAAAGTCTGGAAATG GTCAGACGAGAagctggagctgcagtggaCTCTGGAGGGCCACCAGCTGGGCGTGGTGTCAGTGGACATCAGTCACAACGGAGCCATCGCCGCCTCCAGCTCCCTCGACGCTCACATCCGCCTCTGGGACCTGGAGTCTGGAAAACAGATCAAGTCCATGGATGCTGGACCAG TCGACGCTTGGTCGGTCGCCTTCTCCCCGGACTCCAAACACATCGCCACAGGAAGCCATCACGGCAAGGTCAACATCTTTGGTGTGGAAAGTGGCAAGAAGGAATATTCCCTGGACACCCGAGGAAAATTCATCCTCAGTATAGCTTAC AGCCCTGACGGTAAATATTTGGCCAGTGGAGCTATCGATGGAATCATTAACATCTTTGACATCGCCACAGGGAAGCTGCTCCACACACTGGAAG gtcaTGCCATGCCCATCAGATCTCTCACCTTCTCCCCCGACTCCCAGCTGCTTGTTACCGCCTCTGACGACGGTTACATCAAAATATACGATGT GCAACATGCTAACCTGGCTGGCACCCTGAGTGGACATGGATCCTGGGTTCTTAACGTCTCCTTCTCCCCAGATAACACCCACTTTGTCTCAAG CTCGTCGGACAAGAGTGTGAAGGTGTGGGACGCCAGCTCCAGAGCCTGCATCAACACTTTCTTCGACCATCAGGACCAG GTGTGGAGCGTGAAGTACAACAGCAACGGCTCAAAGATCATCTCGGCTGGAGACGACCGCGCCATCCACATCTACGACTGTCCCATGTGA